In one window of Mercurialis annua linkage group LG4, ddMerAnnu1.2, whole genome shotgun sequence DNA:
- the LOC126679230 gene encoding NAC domain-containing protein 1-like: MRMSSNQNQIPNTTRRLSEEELAYFKSFPCGYRFWPTDTELILEYLHKKVYLQPLPRNRIITLHFYNFNPQFLAEMYSDYGEKEWYFFTPRAKKCNNGLRAAGDGYWRGAGADELIRHNGVIIGRKNAFVFYMAQHPNDEITDWIMHEFVLENPPPTPLPRLDDCVLCRIYKKCERFARGGGDEYEDIIDQRVEEIDNNKEIIRYDNNSGVFEPDIPYELPFGEYDFPGFIDDFPPPRRNCSLSDELLPGGANNYNNQLNENIVSIPAQQVSPKHKRKANMKLKCMHCEITETPKWRDGPMGPKTLCNACGVRYRSGRLYNNQLNENIVLVPAQQVSPEHKRKTNMKLKCMHCEITETPKWREGPMGPKTLCNACGVRYRSGRLCPQYRPAASPTFVPSVHSNVHKRVIRMQKELVDN; this comes from the exons ATGAGAATGTCTAGCAATCAAAATCAAATCCCCAATACAACACGTCGTCTCAGTGAAGAAGAATTGGCCTACTTCAAATCTTTTCCATGCGGTTACAGATTTTGGCCTACTGATACAGAGCTCATTCTTGAATACCTGCACAAGAAAGTTTACCTTCAACCTTTGCCTCGAAACAGGATCATCACTCTCCATTTTTATAACTTCAATCCTCAATTTCTTGCAG AAATGTATTCGGATTATGGAGAGAAGGAATGGTACTTCTTCACACCAAGGGCCAAGAAGTGTAACAATGGATTGAGAGCTGCCGGGGACGGGTACTGGAGAGGGGCCGGAGCCGATGAACTTATAAGGCATAATGGTGTTATCATTGGAAGGAAGAATGCTTTTGTTTTCTACATGGCACAACATCCAAATGATGAAATAACTGACTGGATTATGCATGAATTCGTACTCGAAAACCCCCCTCCTACTCCCCTGCCAAGG TTGGATGATTGTGTATTATGTCGGATTTATAAGAAATGTGAGAGGTTTGCTAGAGGTGGAGGAGATGAATATGAAGATATTATTGATCAAAGAGTTGAGGAGATAGACAATAATAAGGAGATTATCCGCTATGATAATAATTCCGGCGTGTTTGAACCCGATATCCCTTACGAACTACCCTTTGGTGAATATGATTTTCCAGGATTTATTGATGATTTTCCTCCGCCTAGAAGAAATTGCAGTTTGAGTGATGAGCTACTTCCAGGAGGAGCCAACAATTATAATAATCAGCTGAATGAAAATATTGTTTCGATTCCTGCGCAGCAAGTTTCTCCGAAACACAAAAGAAAGGCGAATATGAAGCTGAAATGTATGCATTGTGAGATAACCGAGACTCCGAAATGGAGAGATGGACCAATGGGGCCTAAAACCCTTTGCAATGCTTGTGGAGTTCGCTATAGGTCAGGCCGCCTTTATAATAATCAGCTgaatgaaaatattgttttggTTCCTGCGCAGCAAGTTTCTCCGGAACACAAAAGAAAGACGAATATGAAGCTGAAATGTATGCATTGTGAGATAACCGAGACTCCGAAATGGCGAGAAGGACCAATGGGGCCTAAAACCCTTTGCAATGCTTGTGGAGTTCGCTATAGGTCAGGCCGCCTTTGTCCTCAATATCGACCTGCTGCAAGTCCCACCTTCGTTCCGTCGGTGCACTCCAATGTCCATAAACGAGTTATTCGGATGCAAAAAGAACTAGTCGACAACTAA
- the LOC126679231 gene encoding NAC transcription factor 32-like yields MSRNQNEVPNRTTDLPRLSEEEMEFFKSSPSGYRFWPTDTQLILDYLHKKVHHQPLPLNRIMNVDLYKFNPGNLADIYKDYGEGEWYFFTPRDKNNRRLRASGDGYWIGGEAAEPIRHNSIIIGRKNTFIFYIGKHPNGSSTDWIMNEFILENPPPAPLPNIDPDGQEPNPELDDCVLCQIYKECARFFSEDDEPESPRAEEIDDNNEFIGDDFEPESPPPPNDFAQL; encoded by the exons ATGTCTAGAAATCAAAACGAAGTCCCGAATCGAACGACAGATTTGCCACGTCTCAGTGAGGAAGAAATGGAGTTCTTCAAATCTTCTCCATCCGGTTACAGATTTTGGCCTACTGATACACAGCTCATTCTTGATTATCTGCACAAGAAAGTCCACCATCAACCTTTGCCTCTAAACAGGATCATGAACGTTGATCTTTATAAATTCAATCCTGGAAATCTTGCAg ATATATATAAGGATTATGGAGAGGGGGAATGGTATTTTTTCACACCAAGGGACAAGAACAACAGAAGATTGAGAGCTTCTGGTGACGGGTACTGGATAGGGGGCGAAGCCGCTGAACCTATAAGGCATAATAGTATTATCATTGGAAGGAAGAATACTTTTATTTTCTACATTGGAAAACATCCAAATGGTTCATCAACTGACTGGATTATGAACGAATTCATACTCGAAAACCCGCCTCCTGCTCCATTGCCAAACATCGATCCCGACGGCCAAGAACCTAATCCAGAG TTGGATGATTGTGTACTATGTCAGATTTATAAGGAATGTGCGAGATTTTTTTCAGAAGATGATGAACCTGAATCTCCAAGAGCTGAGGAGATCGACGATAATAATGAGTTTATTGGCGATGACTTTGAGCCTGAATCTCCTCCGCCACCCAATGATTTTGCTCAATTGTAA
- the LOC126679232 gene encoding mitochondrial acidic protein mam33, producing the protein MPRPTQILRHTRKALEDSQLLKVLQSEIKHEQSSPPLQGYYESGYLGDFVVDYDSSKSQDVVLRRKCESGEEVAVSALVGPKSIAEDGSFRGGVLMKVCVKKPGLNSMLQLDCGVTEKLMGGSQFDILSAHYIKSANSHRKSEYRGPLFSTLDPNLQDALKEYLVAKGISESLTNFLLLHLNQKEQGQYLKWLQKLESLLK; encoded by the exons ATGCCCCGACCCACCCAAATCTTACGCCACACTCGTAAAGCCCTTGAAGATTCGCAGTTGCTTAAGGTCTTGCAATCCGAAATCAAACACGAACAATCTTCTCCTCCTCTACAG GGGTATTATGAAAGTGGGTACTTGGGAGATTTTGTTGTGGACTATGATTCATCGAAGTCCCAAGATGTTGTCTTGAGAAGAAAATGTGAGTCAGGTGAGGAAGTTGCTGTGTCAGCTTTGGTTGGTCCTAAGTCGATTGCGGAAGATGGTAGTTTTCGAGGGGGCGTTTTGAtgaaagtatgcgtaaaaaagCCTGGATTGAACTCTATGTTGCAGCTTGATTGTGGCGTTACCGAGAAATTGATGGGCGGTTCTCAGTTTGACATCCTCAGTGCGCATTATATTAAATCAGCAAACTCTCATCGTAAATCTGAGTATAGAGGTCCCTTGTTCAG CACGTTGGATCCTAATTTACAAGACGCACTAAAAGAGTATCTAGTAGCCAAGGGAATCAGTGAAAGCCTTACAAATTTCCTACTCTTACATCTAAACCAAAAAGAGCAAGGTCAATACCTGAAATGGTTGCAGAAATTAGAATCGCTGCTAAAATAG
- the LOC126676655 gene encoding zeatin O-glucosyltransferase-like — translation MANPQHQIDLKQAQLVVVMVPLPLQGHLNQLLQLSRLILSYNIPVHFVGAATHNRQAKLRVHGWDPQIINSNIHFHDFEIPSFACPPPNPNAKNKFPSHLQPAFISASSHLQDHVSALLRSLSCKASKVIVIHDSLMGSIIQEVRFISNAESYTFHSVSAFTIFLFRLGKENKLIPKNIPSLDGCFTNEFLDFISCQYSYQDFSSGYIFNTCRLIEGDFMELLQNEHKTYWALGPFNPVNIPERNDSEQKHYSLSWLDKQETNSVIYVSFGTTTTMSNEQIKQLAIGLKQSNQKFIWVLRDADKGDVFDVSEHDRRIELPKGYEEDDLVRGVGLVVRDWAPQLEILGHRAVGGFMSHCGWNSCMESITMGVPIAAWPMHSDQPRNAVLIAEILKIGVYVKDWSLRNEVATAKMVETCVKRLMASKEGDVMRKRAGELGDSIRRSTGDGGVTRSEMDSFIAHICR, via the coding sequence ATGGCCAATCCTCAACACCAAATTGACTTGAAACAAGCTCAACTTGTTGTGGTTATGGTGCCTCTCCCATTACAAGGTCACCTCAACCAGCTCCTTCAACTCTCAAGGCTCATACTATCTTACAATATTCCGGTCCACTTCGTCGGAGCCGCCACCCACAACCGCCAGGCGAAGCTTCGCGTTCACGGATGGGACCCGCAAATAATCAACTCTAATATCCATTTCCATGACTTTGAAATCCCATCTTTTGCTTGCCCTCCTCCAAATCCAAatgctaaaaataaatttcctTCTCATTTACAACCTGCCTTCATCAGTGCCTCATCTCATCTACAAGATCATGTGTCCGCTCTTCTACGATCACTTTCTTGCAAAGCAAGCAAGGTTATCGTTATTCATGACTCTTTAATGGGGTCTATAATTCAAGAAGTTCGGTTTATATCCAATGCAGAATCTTACACTTTTCATAGTGTTTCTGCTTTTACTATCTTTTTATTTCGTTtaggaaaagaaaataaattgattcCAAAGAATATCCCCTCTCTTGATGGGTGTTTTACCAATGAATTCTTGGATTTTATTTCTTGTCAATATAGTTATCAAGATTTCAGCTctggatatatttttaatacatgcAGATTAATAGAAGGTGATTTTATGGAGTTATTACAGAACGAACATAAAACTTACTGGGCTTTAGGTCCTTTTAATCCTGTTAATATACCAGAAAGAAACGATTCAGAGCAAAAACATTATAGTTTGAGTTGGCTTGATAAACAAGAAACGAACTCCGTAATTTACGTTTCTTTTGGAACAACAACAACTATGAGTAATGAACAAATCAAGCAGCTAGCAATTGGGTTGAAGCAAAGCAACCAGAAATTCATTTGGGTACTACGAGATGCCGACAAGGGAGATGTTTTCGATGTTTCCGAGCACGACAGAAGAATCGAGCTACCGAAAGGATACGAAGAAGACGACTTGGTACGTGGCGTCGGACTAGTTGTGAGAGATTGGGCGCCGCAGTTGGAGATATTAGGGCATCGAGCGGTGGGAGGGTTTATGAGTCATTGTGGATGGAATTCTTGTATGGAAAGTATTACAATGGGAGTGCCGATTGCTGCTTGGCCGATGCATTCAGACCAACCTAGAAATGCTGTTTTAATAGCTGAAATTCTCAAGATTGGTGTTTATGTCAAGGATTGGAGCCTTAGAAATGAGGTTGCTACGGCAAAGATGGTTGAAACTTGTGTCAAGAGATTAATGGCGTCCAAGGAAGGGGATGTGATGAGAAAGAGAGCGGGAGAGCTTGGTGATTCTATCCGGCGATCGACCGGTGATGGTGGAGTTACTCGGTCGGAGATGGATTCTTTCATTGCTCATATTTGTAGATAG
- the LOC126678391 gene encoding zinc finger BED domain-containing protein RICESLEEPER 2-like: MPPPHSGVALIEKIFSILTDWGIENKLFSVTLDNASANDAFVSQFRDQLNVKKSLLCSGDFFHLRCCAHVLNFILQDGLRNIDRSVQKVRESVKYVKGSQGRKQKFLDCVNFLSMNAKRGLRQDVPTRWNSTFLMLQSALFYRRAFCHLELSDSNYKSCPSPIEWEKIEKISKFLDDFYDITCAFSGSKYPTASLYFPRIFMAYLSLKEKMDSNDEYLKEMAVNMMTKFEKYWADFNTTLAITVILDPRYTIQFVDWGYKKLYGLHSSQFRNVKDSLFSLFEEYSSRAPSRLNGNGSNGQELIDDSRYVFKEFDTFESEEFGGARKKSQLEQYLDEKKVERTANIDVLAFWKANQFYYPELSHMPRDVLSIPITIVASESSFSIGGQVLDQYRSSLKPQTVEALICTRD, translated from the exons ATGCCACCTCCACATAGTGGTGTAGCTTTGATAGAGAAAATATTTAGTATTCTAACAGACTGGGGAATAGAGAATAAGTTGTTTTCAGTTACATTAGATAATGCCTCTGCTAATGATGCTTTTGTTAGTCAATTTAGAGATCAATTAAATGTTAAGAAGTCACTCTTGTGCAGTGGTGATTTTTTTCATCTTAGGTGTTGTGCTCATGTGCTTAATTTTATTCTTCAAGATGGTTTAAGAAATATTGATCGCTCGGTTCAAAAAGTTAGGGAAAGTGTTAAGTATGTCAAAGGGTCTCAaggaagaaaacaaaaattctTAGATTGTGTGAATTTTTTGTCTATGAATGCAAAAAGAGGTCTAAGACAAGATGTTCCAACTAGGTGGAACTCAACATTTTTGATGCTTCAAAGTGCTTTATTTTATCGGCGTGCCTTTTGTCACTTAGAATTAAGTGATTCTAATTACAAGAGTTGTCCTTCTCCAATTGAATGGGAAAAGATTGAAAAGATTAGTAAATTTTTGGATGACTTTTATGATATCACCTGTGCCTTTTCGGGGTCAAAATATCCAACCGCAAGCTTGTATTTTCCTCGAATTTTTATGGCATACTTAAGCTTGAAAGAAAAAATGGATTCAAATGATGAATATTTGAAGGAAATGGCAGTTAACATGATGACTAAATTTGAGAAGTATTGGGCTGATTTTAATACGACTTTGGCCATTACGGTGATATTGGATCCTAGATATACGATTCAATTTGTTGATTGGGGGTATAAGAAGTTGTATGGATTACACTCAAGTCAATTTCGAAATGTAAAAGATAGCTTATTTTCACTTTTCGAAGAGTATTCTTCAAGAGCTCCATCTCGCTTAAATGGAAATGGCTCAAACGGTCAAGAATTAATTGATGATTCCAGATATGTTTTTAAG GAATTTGATACCTTTGAAAGTGAAGAATTTGGTGGTGCTAGAAAAAAGTCACAATTGGAGCAATATCTTGACGAGAAAAAGGTTGAAAGAACCGCAAACATTGATGTTTTAGCATTTTGGAAGGCTAATCAATTCTATTATCCTGAACTTTCTCATATGCCTCGTGATGTGTTGAGCATCCCAATCACTATTGTTGCTTCCGAGTCTTCTTTTAGCATTGGTGGCCAAGTTCTTGATCAATACCGAAGTTCACTCAAACCTCAAACTGTGGAGGCACTCATTTGTACACGTGATTGA
- the LOC126678392 gene encoding zinc finger BED domain-containing protein DAYSLEEPER-like, whose product MEQQDINNCPGRVNRDIGQMIVGVDMKLKSLKFDVENFRQMLVAAIVMHNLPLSFVEYKGLRALFSYFCPEVVLISKNTVKADLMKMYKYEKDNLKNMFAELSGRVCLMANLWTSNVTDGYLCIIVHFVNKDWIL is encoded by the exons ATGGAGCAGCAAGAT ATTAATAATTGTCCGGGTAGAGTTAATCGTGATATTGGTCAAATGATTGTTGGGGTTGATATGAAACTCAAGTCTTTAAAATTTGATGTTGAAAATTTTCGTCAGATGCTTGTGGCTGCCATTGTGATGCATAATTTGCCGTTATCATTTGTTGAGTATAAGGGTCTTAGagctttattttcttatttttgtccAGAAGTTGTTTTGATATCAAAGAATACTGTTAAAGCTGATTTGATGAAGATGTATAAGTAtgaaaaggataatttaaaaaatatgtttgCTGAATTATCTGGTAGGGTTTGTTTGATGGCTAATTTGTGGACTTCTAATGTTACTGATGGGTATTTGTGCATCATTGTACATTTTGTGAACAAAGATtggattttataa